A region of the Antedon mediterranea chromosome 4, ecAntMedi1.1, whole genome shotgun sequence genome:
gaaaaatgtttaataattatttaattagaggacaatacatctttaaggtaaCATACATAAAATGGAATGTGTATATTCGTAATTATTAAATCCgcagtattattttaaaataaatgattacaatattataaaacaaaataaaaaaaagtgagttttttcttatattattaGTGAATCCTCTGGTCAAAGAGAAATATTTTACctaattgtgattggtcaatatcgCTATCCCTCTTATCtataataatttgatttgtAATCTTTGACGTTCTCGTGCGCATCGTGAGCATAATCATAGCTCACTTGCATTGGTCGACCATACTCATCTAATGGGTTCCCATACTGGTCCACCACTTGCCCGTCAATGATGTATGCCCCAGATGCAAGCTCTTCTAAATCAAGCTCTTGTTGACTGTACCTAAATAAAATGTGATCTCTAAATTGTAAAGTATCCTTTAACTATTTTAAGCCTTGCATTTTGTTACATATCTGAATAAAAGGGTTTATACTGGAAATCTGCAACATATCTAAATATACAAGCTACTTTAGGCAATATACAGTTGTGCAAAAGACAAATTATTGTGCAATGTGTTATATAGCTTAATGCAAGGAAACTTCACTACCAATAATGGACTAAATGAGTAAgtttataaacatattattgAACGTGTGAAATGAAGCTACTACAGTGTAATATTAAAGGTAATTCTAGTAAAACTGTGAAACAAGCCTTGCCTTTTGAAAATcgtaggtgtgctacaaattgaaTTTATCAACCCTAGGTGAACTGTAGGTGTGTAAGATTTTCCAAATTTAAATGAGCTGCAAGTGCCGCAAGGACATTTAATgctagtctaaagctctgtctacactatcaaagtttatgtgatgtgcccatatatggacacgataatgtcatatcactactaaaTTTTGACATAtgtggccacatcacactttttttgtcaaactagtttgatagtgtagacagagctttatccaAATCGAATGCTTAAAAAAGCAAAGCCTGAATACAGTTAATGAACACAAATATGATTGTCAAAATGGTGATACAGATGGTATACTTTTAAAGGTAATTTAAGAATAAAATATGTTACATCATGAAATGTAAGTtatctataaaatatattataaatataatataaatgtgaaTTACTTACTGCATCagcattttaatttaatgtacaACTCAAGTGATGAATTGCAAGTAATAATTCAAAAAGAACAAACTGATGAATTGAAATAAGAGGTAAAAATCATGATGGTGAGATAACtaagtttaatattttattacatacCTGCTAATAttttcttaaaatataaattgtgaTATGCAGGGTGaacagttaaataaataaaattccatGTTAATCataaaaagttattaaaataaacattgaaatCATGATGTGAGAAAACTATATTATAACTCAATAGTTGAAATTGTGATATGAAATGCGATAACTGAGTAGAGTTTCTCTATCACCATTCTAATGACCATTACTAAGTATAATTTGCAGTAAAACTTCATCATTGCAAAACTTAGGATAGAGGAAAGAAGCCCATGTCTAAAGACACTCAGCACTATAAACACATCAATGCAAAGTGTTATTACTAATGTGTGATGGTAAATGTTGGATTAAAAAGTCAGTAAACaaaactatcaaactaaaatTGTGGTAGGATAATTTACTTCCTATCCAAAATGGCTGTATCCAAAGAAAGTTAATGTAACTTGTGCGTGTagtgtataaagctctgtctaagctatcaaactttgtgttaCCAAAAACTTGTGATTTGGCCATATAAGTACACAATTAcatcacatcactaccatattttggcatatcactaccatatttgggcacatcactaccatatttgggaatatcactaccatatttgggcacatcactaccatattttggcatatcactaccatatttgggcacatacagtttgatagtgaagataGAGCTTTAGAGAAGTCATACTACCATTAAAGGCAACAACAGTGAAAGAAttgttataataacaataattatgtaTTGTTGTGATATGACAATAGTAGAACCTTcacttaagccttgtctacactatcaaactttgtgtgcccatatatggacatgatgatgtcaaatcacaaccatatttgggaatatcactaccatatctgggcacatcacacttttttttgtcaaactagtttgataatataGACAGAGCTCTAAAGAAAGAGTGAATTTATATTAGTTGAACTGTCACTTCAAAATTAGTTGAAACTTTTAGTTGAACAAAATTAGCTGAACAAGTGAGCATGAACATGGTGGTGGAACACTGGTGCGTTAGCTCACCTTCCGTACATAGACATCCCTGGTTGGCCTAGGTACTCTCCATTCTGCATGGGTACTGCATAATCATCAAGGTAATCAGGTGTGACTGCACCATCATACATTTCACCTTCATCGTAACCTACAATAATCAGAAATTGACTTAAGAATCCAAGTACTTCTATGGCTGTAGTATTTCTATTATTCAAATCAATGATTGTTACCATTTTAAGGATTATTTTATGTTCATTATAATATTACccattttcattaacaatagAATACAAATGATTGTTATTAAATTTAGCATCaattagggggtgggattacaTTTGAGTATCACTATATACACATACGCTATTTCAGCTCGATTACAACTCTCCAAATACTGGACACCTTTTGGCTGgtctaatatgtctggttttccagaaagtctggtattcggaatgtgtttcaaatggtaaaaattaaagCTTCCAGTTTTTAGAGAGTCCGGTATTTGGAGAGTCCCCTGTACTTACCATAAAACAGGTCTGGCCTGTCAAGAATGTCAGACTCCTGTATGTAAGGACTGTAGCTTTCATCTCCATACATGAGACCCTCATCATCTAATTGGTGGCTCTCTACCATCTCCAACCATTGTGAGTTGTGCCAGCGGAATTTCTCtagttttattttctttgcgCATTCTTGATCAAACTcctacaaaaacaataaatgtataaacaaattaataacattGTACTACCCAGCTTATGGTTTGTTTGGAGTAATTACTGAACTCAAAGTCCATACCTAGCCCAAAGCCAATATTTCTACACAAATTTGTACGCGAAAGCGTCGGCTTATATGCATGTGTAGATAGAAATTTGGAAGATTTAAATAAGCATGCGCATAAGCTGGcacttttgaaaaaaaaatcagctTATGGCTTCCTTCAATGAATTcaaataaactattattttattcagaCATATTGCCAAGGACTATCAAAATTGAATGTTATACCCAACAATCCATTCACTAAAAATCCATACAAATATACACACTAGTGCTCTGCATAAAGTCTGTCAAAGAGTGTTCTTGGGTTACTGTAGGGCAATCTAAGAACAAGCCACTGAGCTTGCCTTTCAAAGATACTGTAGAAACTCGTCTTTggtcttatgtctggctgcgacaaaaaccaacagtactgtattatgtatGGCGGCGCTGTGTCTGTTAAGGAGCATGGAACTGATTatgtgtcgcagccacagataaaccctttgatctccggagctcagcatcctgttgttcaATTGCCTTGGTTACTGTAAGTTCTATATAAAATGATACTTACACAAATAATGTCTAATGTATTATCACACACTTTTCTAATCTCCACATTCTTGTCATGCATCAAGTCTATCAAGTAGTCAGGTGCCTCTGAAGTCAGTTGTTAACAATATTAACACATTGCAATTAAATATTCATTCTTTCgcctctttcaactccactccctaagcctcaaatgagacttagtttatgaacacaataaaatagtttatcaatCCTGTATTGCTgagtttgtgctcgctgttggatgtttataaaataaaaagaatacatttttttttttaacataaaaaggAAAAAGTATATGAAATACTAAGGTTCAACTTATCAAAGAAAGTTTCGGCTGGATGGGCATGCTCATAAAATATATTGaagataaaatgaaataaacagaAAGGATACGAGTTTTCCTTATTATAACCTCTCGAGTGGCTTCATGAAATACCATCTGGTAGAAGACATACACAATCTGACATACTATCTCATCATCTTCTTGTTTAGCTGTAAAGACAATAATGTCAactgatttatgtttttaaacataCATATTAATCACAATATCACTTTTATTGGTATCAGTATCATACTCATTCAGTTGATTACAATACTTGTGGCTTGAGTGCACAATAAAAAACCAAGTGCATCTTTTGGAGTTGGAGGTTTGTCTGGTATACTGGTCTATATCAATCCTGCCGTGGGCAGACAGACACTGTTTAGTGGCATCACTCTACAACAAGGGACCCTTAGAGGATATCTATGATTTAAGATAGTTCTTATATAAAGCACAATATGAACATTAATCCATTATTCATTGCTTTACAATTGCCCatcaaaacagaaacaaaacatcaTGAATATTTACCATTAAGTAATTCAATCAAACACTGAATAATGCCAGACTTGGCCAACATCGCCGCACAAGCGTCATCAGTAGCTACTGTGCCAACCAACATCACCACTTCAAGAACCAGATCATCCTCAGCAGCACCAGGCTGCAGACGCTCTTTGATCCAAGGTATGAACTTGTATTCCCTAAGGATCAGTTCGTAGTCGAGGTCTGGAATAGTGAGGTTGGCTAGGATGCCGAGAGCCTCTAGCACCAAATCTTCATCGTCCGATTGTTTTATCACTTCTGCTATGTCACTGATAAACTCCTGAAAACAATTTGATTGTTTacatgtataaaataaataatttatttactatatttatCCATTAAGTATTCTGTAACCTTTTCTTTCATTCTGCAGGTAGTCCACGTCTTGTTTGTCCATGTAATGAACAAAATTACAGTCAATTCTTCCAATACCGCACTTTTTATGagttacaaaatgttctaaacTCTTTCTTTACGATAAGAAGTTTATCAAATTTAAGTAAGCTGCAAATGACACACCTCAGGGACATTTTTAtgagtgttaagctctgtctacactatcaaactagtttgaaaaaaaatgtgtgatgtgcccaaatatggtagtgatatcatcaagtccatatatgggcagcGTCAGGTTtttttgtcacgtaaagtttgttagtgtagacagagctttaggtgtGTGATTGCATTCACATGTCTAAACCTGTCTAAAGTTAATTACAGCTGACACTAGATTCTCATTGAGTAAGTTCTCTAGCTTCAAAAGCAAAGGTTAGAAAGCCAAGTAATGTGtaacaaatgaataaattattctattaatttaaaaaacaagacTACTCACAATAAAGAATGCCTTCGTTGGCCCATCATGTTGCGATATATTTCTTATCATTTTTAACAACAATGGGTCGCGTAAACTCAATGCCCTTCGCATCAAGAGACGTAAACCACTGCCCTCACAGATTATTTGTGAATTTCGTTTATTGCACGCTAAATTTATACACAGCGCCACCAACTCAGGATCTATACGATCTCCTGGATTCGATAAGACTAATTTCATAacctataaaaaataaaaattacttttgatataagaatattatatagtatatgattgaaatgatgataatgatgatgataataatgatgatgatgatgatgatgataataatgacgatAATAaggatgatgataatgatgatgataatgttgataatgataataatgatgatgataacaatgatgatgatgatgatgataataataattattatgatgatgataatggtgataatgatgataataactcattcattcattcattcaggcttatcgcctgactttatttactttaggcctctggcccctagtaataatgatgatgataataatgattatgatagtaatgatgatgataatgatgaggataataatgatgatgataataataatgatgacaattatgatgatgacaattatgatattaattaaattataattattatagtatataACAATTGTTTACTATAGatgtattttgttaaaattatagaaCCACAATTTATTGTCTGCCTGGGGTTTTGATAAAGTCTTCcaaatttttcatttttccCAAGTTGGGACCTCTGAAAAGTTTTAATACAAGTATAGTGAAATATATTCAGTTCTGTTTATTATTTCAATACAGAAACTAAGAATGCCTGATTTGCGAAGAAAATGACAGAAAATAAGATGTTTGAAGAGGACAAGCAAATCAGGCAATATATACTAAAATAAAGTAGTAAGTAAGCTGCCCTAACTGAAGCGAAGGAAAATAATAAGAATTTACCTTAGGGATACAGTCAGTGTATGTAAACATAGACTTGGCCTTGTCATCCATACTAATGTGATACAACAGGCACAACACTATTAAACTATGATTATCATTATCTGGTGAAAAAACCAAACTATATATTATGGCTATtgttttattcagtatattacttgacttaagctctatctacactatcaaactttttgtgacaaaaaaatgtgatatgcacATATAAGAatatgatgatatcatatcaataccatatttggacatatccctatcatatttgggcacacactTTTTCTCAAATTAGATAGTAATTAGTAATAGACACTACTCACCAAGAAGGGCCACAAATTTTGGTAACAATCCAAGTTTTATCATCTGACTTCTCATCTCAGAATCAAAGGACAAGTTAAGTAGCAGTCTCAGGGTTATGTTGAGCAGATCCTCATGGTCACATGGTATAATACCTCCTAACTTTTCAATTATGTGTTTTTCACGCTGCAAATGGAGAATAAAGAACATTGGAAAATTACAATAATGGAGTGGGAAATATGAAACATtggaaaattacaataattgaGTTGGCAATACAAAACCAGTATACTGCATGGAGGACACATATTTCCATCCCTCCCATTGTATCTATTTCGTTTAGTCattcataaaataatagtaaaaagcataaaaacatcaatataACAGAATGAAATATGGACAAAAAGGAAGAAAAAGGGGATTCATTCCTCCCATCCTATTACATCCCATCCATCGATCCGATCAAATCCATTCCTCCCATCCTATTAAATCCCATCTATCTATACGATCAAATCCATCCCTCCAATCCTATTATATCCCATCCATCGATCCGATAAAATCCATTCCTCCCATCCTATTAAATCCCATCTATCTATACGATCAAATCCATCCCTTCAATCCTATTATATCTCATCCCAACTCATCCATCACACTATTATGTCCATCCATCGCAATATCCCGTCCATCCATCGCACTATCCCGTCCATCCATCACACTATCCCGTCCATCCATCACACTATCCCGTCCATCCATCTCACTATTCCATCCATCCATCACACTATCCCGTCCATCCATCTCACTATTCCATCCATCCATCACACTATCCCGTCCATCCATCTCACTATCCCGTCCATCCATCACACTATCCCGTCCCTCCATCGCACTATCCCGTCCATCCATCACACTATCCCGTCCATCCATCACACTATCCCGTCCATCCATCTCACTATTCCATCCA
Encoded here:
- the LOC140047175 gene encoding kinesin-associated protein 3-like; its protein translation is MQVEDARYLKRKVKGGSIDVHPTEKALVVNYELEATILGELGDEMLGERKECQKIIRVRSLNSTTNIGSLSREVVEKCKLIHPSKLREVEQLLYYLQNRKESQMSQGSGKKGELTGKLKDPPPYEGTELDETANITEIEDYIELLYEDIAEKVKGTALILQIARNPDNLEELLQNETVLGALARVLREDWKRSVELATNIIYIFFCFSSFTQFHSVVSHFKVGALVMTIIEHELNRHDVWMEELTKKKKASASDLQLKRDYDRSYRKYQSLLKKQEQLLRVSFYLLLNLAEETKVEMKMKNKGILGMLIRTLERENMELLILVVSFLKKLSIYVENKEEMREKHIIEKLGGIIPCDHEDLLNITLRLLLNLSFDSEMRSQMIKLGLLPKFVALLDNDNHSLIVLCLLYHISMDDKAKSMFTYTDCIPKVMKLVLSNPGDRIDPELVALCINLACNKRNSQIICEGSGLRLLMRRALSLRDPLLLKMIRNISQHDGPTKAFFIEFISDIAEVIKQSDDEDLVLEALGILANLTIPDLDYELILREYKFIPWIKERLQPGAAEDDLVLEVVMLVGTVATDDACAAMLAKSGIIQCLIELLNAKQEDDEIVCQIVYVFYQMVFHEATREVIIRKTQAPDYLIDLMHDKNVEIRKVCDNTLDIICEFDQECAKKIKLEKFRWHNSQWLEMVESHQLDDEGLMYGDESYSPYIQESDILDRPDLFYGYDEGEMYDGAVTPDYLDDYAVPMQNGEYLGQPGMSMYGRYSQQELDLEELASGAYIIDGQVVDQYGNPLDEYGRPMQVSYDYAHDAHENVKDYKSNYYR